A window of Ignavibacteriales bacterium contains these coding sequences:
- a CDS encoding response regulator: MATNKKNIVVIEDDEGITRLIKFKLEKEGYEVKSFLNGEKVIEYLVRSKPALIISDVMMPVIDGLTLLKEIKADSRISDIPVIMLSTHSHESTVLECLRAGATDYVTKPFSTTELLLRIEKTLLK; the protein is encoded by the coding sequence ATGGCCACAAATAAAAAGAATATTGTTGTAATTGAAGATGACGAAGGAATTACTCGTTTAATCAAATTCAAACTTGAAAAAGAAGGTTACGAGGTTAAAAGCTTTTTGAACGGTGAAAAAGTAATTGAGTATCTTGTTCGAAGCAAGCCTGCATTAATAATATCAGACGTGATGATGCCGGTTATTGATGGGCTAACTCTTCTTAAAGAAATTAAAGCCGATTCCAGAATTTCTGATATTCCGGTAATTATGTTATCTACGCATTCACACGAAAGTACTGTGCTTGAGTGTTTAAGAGCAGGAGCGACAGATTATGTTACCAAGCCCTTCTCGACAACAGAACTTTTATTGAGAATTGAAAAAACACTTCTTAAGTAA
- a CDS encoding SPFH domain-containing protein, translating to MEAITEKSARKMNGFVALVFVIIAIFVDVTILIRGIMNDKPEVLWIFVPFTLLIFLSFSGFLVVQPNDSRVLVLFGKYLGTVRVSGFWWVNPFTTKKLVSLRIRNFQSETIKVNDLHGNPIQIAAVVVWRVVDPARALFDVQNYEGFVAIQSETAIRGLATEYAYDSSEHDKFSLVGNQAEIAEAMKKQVQTRLEVCGVEILESRISHLSYAPEIAQAMLRRQQAQAVVAARTKIVEGAVGMVEMALKALSEHNIVNLDNEKKATMVNNLLVALVSEVSAQPVINAGSLY from the coding sequence ATGGAAGCAATAACTGAAAAATCAGCCAGAAAAATGAATGGCTTTGTAGCGCTTGTATTTGTTATCATAGCAATTTTTGTTGATGTAACAATTCTGATCAGGGGAATAATGAATGATAAACCGGAAGTTCTCTGGATCTTTGTTCCATTTACATTATTAATTTTTCTTTCCTTCAGCGGATTCTTAGTTGTTCAACCGAACGATTCGAGAGTGCTTGTTCTTTTCGGAAAGTATCTTGGAACGGTCCGCGTTTCCGGATTCTGGTGGGTTAATCCTTTCACAACAAAAAAATTGGTTTCACTACGGATCAGAAATTTTCAGAGCGAGACAATTAAAGTAAACGATCTTCACGGCAATCCAATTCAAATTGCAGCCGTGGTAGTGTGGCGTGTTGTTGATCCGGCGCGTGCTCTTTTTGATGTTCAGAATTATGAAGGATTTGTCGCGATACAAAGTGAAACAGCTATTCGCGGACTTGCAACCGAGTATGCCTATGATTCATCCGAACACGATAAATTTTCTTTAGTTGGAAATCAGGCTGAGATTGCAGAGGCAATGAAAAAACAAGTTCAAACAAGACTCGAGGTTTGTGGTGTGGAAATATTGGAATCAAGAATAAGCCACTTATCATACGCACCGGAAATTGCACAAGCAATGTTAAGAAGACAACAAGCACAAGCAGTTGTTGCAGCAAGAACAAAGATTGTTGAGGGCGCTGTTGGTATGGTTGAGATGGCGTTAAAAGCATTGAGCGAACATAATATTGTAAATCTCGACAACGAAAAGAAAGCAACAATGGTTAATAATTTATTAGTAGCGCTTGTATCTGAAGTTTCTGCTCAGCCGGTGATCAATGCAGGCTCGTTGTACTAA
- a CDS encoding methyltransferase domain-containing protein — translation MNKEKILLPGLDKQINFLRKNLTSEINSALVIGSTSEIPAEIIFNKFNCNVEVIVEDYESLLNSKLILSSESNVNVRLMSFEATDFNSSSFDLVYAQASISSTTRNKIVKEIKRILRPDGFFCVGEVVTLKRDVPQYVQDIFDASDLLPLFVENLEKYYSEQKFILSGRIDLTNTLNEYFLLNKNLLSTSKENLTEREKSYYKKLLNKINHESNAYLKLGADKFIGFISLLLKKGHE, via the coding sequence ATGAACAAAGAAAAAATTCTTCTCCCAGGCTTAGATAAACAAATAAATTTCCTCCGAAAAAATCTGACTTCTGAAATTAACTCTGCATTAGTAATCGGATCCACCAGCGAAATTCCCGCGGAAATTATTTTTAATAAATTTAATTGTAATGTTGAGGTTATCGTTGAAGACTATGAGTCCTTGTTAAACTCGAAACTAATTTTAAGCAGTGAGTCTAATGTTAACGTAAGATTAATGAGTTTTGAGGCAACCGATTTCAACTCTTCCTCATTTGATCTTGTCTATGCACAAGCTTCAATTTCTTCTACTACGAGAAATAAAATAGTAAAGGAGATTAAAAGAATATTGCGGCCGGATGGATTCTTCTGTGTTGGAGAGGTTGTAACCCTGAAAAGAGATGTCCCACAATATGTTCAAGATATTTTTGATGCTTCTGATTTATTGCCCCTATTTGTAGAAAATTTAGAAAAATATTATTCCGAGCAAAAATTTATTTTATCCGGTCGCATAGATCTCACAAACACTTTGAATGAATATTTTTTATTAAACAAAAATTTGCTCTCAACCAGCAAAGAAAATCTAACCGAACGAGAAAAAAGTTATTACAAAAAACTTCTCAATAAAATCAATCATGAATCAAATGCATATTTAAAGTTAGGGGCCGATAAGTTTATTGGTTTTATTTCTTTGCTGCTTAAGAAGGGACATGAATGA
- a CDS encoding YaiO family outer membrane beta-barrel protein: MKYFLLSIILLLSINLWGQSQLTSDELFVKAKDAAFNQKDRKSARQLCKQALTKSPDYADISIFLGRLYTWDNIYDSARVIFNNVIKKDSSNSDAISAAIDLEYWSGNSIVALRFCNLGVSKFPTSTDFLLKQARVLDDLEKYDEAFLSLEKIFKLDKSNTEAFAFAERLKDKVRKNAIGLTYQYERFDKTFEPWQLGSFSYSRRLFFGTTIFRINLARRFESNGIQYEIDMYPSFASGFYSYLNFGYSKDGIFPKQRYGASLYLSLPLSFEIDGGFRLLKYSSDTWIYTFALGKYWGNYWFSLRTFITPQVEKASYSYSLIIRYYLSGADDYLALSVGTGISPEENSVDLLGNWLKSDKLGIEYQNKLSGKFILNLSGDYSREEYLTNEFRTKISAGLGLKFLF; encoded by the coding sequence ATGAAATATTTTCTTCTCTCAATTATACTTTTGTTAAGCATAAATTTATGGGGACAATCTCAGCTTACTTCAGATGAACTTTTTGTTAAAGCAAAAGATGCTGCCTTTAATCAGAAAGACAGAAAATCTGCCAGACAACTTTGTAAACAAGCATTAACAAAAAGTCCTGATTATGCTGATATCTCTATTTTTCTCGGCAGACTTTACACTTGGGACAACATCTATGATTCAGCTAGAGTAATTTTTAACAATGTTATAAAAAAGGACTCTTCAAACAGCGACGCAATAAGCGCCGCAATTGATCTTGAGTATTGGTCGGGTAATTCCATCGTGGCTTTAAGGTTTTGCAATCTTGGTGTTTCAAAATTTCCTACCTCAACTGATTTTTTATTAAAGCAAGCTAGAGTTCTTGATGATCTGGAAAAATATGATGAGGCTTTTCTCTCTCTTGAAAAAATATTTAAGCTGGATAAATCGAACACTGAGGCTTTTGCTTTTGCCGAACGGCTGAAAGATAAAGTCAGAAAAAATGCTATCGGGCTAACGTATCAGTATGAGCGTTTCGATAAAACATTTGAGCCGTGGCAACTTGGCTCATTCAGTTATTCTAGAAGACTTTTTTTCGGAACAACTATTTTTAGAATAAATCTAGCGCGAAGATTTGAGAGTAACGGTATACAATATGAAATTGATATGTATCCGAGTTTTGCTAGCGGTTTTTATTCTTATTTAAACTTTGGTTATTCCAAAGACGGAATATTTCCGAAGCAACGCTACGGTGCATCTCTATATTTAAGTTTGCCTCTAAGTTTTGAAATTGATGGGGGGTTCCGTTTACTAAAATACTCGAGCGATACTTGGATCTATACCTTTGCTCTCGGAAAATATTGGGGAAATTATTGGTTCTCCTTAAGAACATTTATTACCCCGCAGGTTGAAAAAGCATCTTATTCATATTCACTAATTATTAGATATTATCTATCGGGCGCAGATGATTACTTGGCTTTATCAGTCGGCACAGGAATTTCTCCGGAGGAAAATTCAGTTGATCTTCTGGGAAATTGGCTGAAGTCCGATAAACTTGGGATAGAGTATCAAAATAAACTTAGCGGAAAATTTATTTTAAATTTATCCGGCGATTACAGTCGAGAAGAATATCTCACAAACGAATTCAGAACCAAGATCTCTGCTGGTCTCGGCTTAAAATTTTTATTTTAA
- a CDS encoding cold-shock protein, giving the protein MAERKQGSVKWFNSTKGFGFISQEGGEDVFVHFQAIVGDGYKTLNENDKVEFSVTQGPKGLQAAEVKKIS; this is encoded by the coding sequence ATGGCAGAGCGCAAACAAGGATCTGTTAAATGGTTTAACAGCACCAAAGGTTTTGGTTTCATTTCACAAGAAGGCGGAGAAGATGTATTTGTACATTTTCAAGCAATTGTAGGCGATGGATACAAAACATTAAACGAAAACGATAAAGTTGAATTTTCAGTTACTCAGGGTCCGAAAGGACTTCAAGCTGCTGAAGTTAAAAAGATCAGCTAA
- a CDS encoding SCO family protein produces MKRQHLLLIIILFWGCKEKFPVIGEFGSTRYNLVNQNNLNVVFPDFVKNKIVVMNYIFTNCPDICPLSTNNMRLIQEQLKKEKINNVQFVSLSFDPKFDSPEALRKFAGIRNLDLSNWVFLTGEKPVTDSIIKKVGVFAVPSDSTIFKNGRKIYYYVHTDRIQLIDADGKIRKNYKGSTINVNEIVADIKSLQ; encoded by the coding sequence ATGAAACGGCAACATCTTCTTCTTATTATAATTCTATTCTGGGGTTGCAAAGAGAAATTTCCGGTTATTGGGGAGTTTGGAAGCACACGATACAATCTTGTTAATCAGAATAATCTAAATGTTGTCTTTCCGGATTTTGTAAAAAATAAAATTGTCGTTATGAACTACATCTTTACTAATTGTCCGGATATCTGTCCTCTCAGTACAAACAACATGCGATTAATACAAGAGCAGTTAAAAAAAGAAAAAATTAATAATGTTCAATTTGTATCGCTCAGCTTTGATCCTAAATTCGATTCACCGGAAGCACTTAGAAAATTTGCCGGCATAAGAAACCTTGATTTGAGTAATTGGGTTTTCCTTACCGGAGAAAAACCGGTTACGGATTCGATCATAAAGAAAGTTGGTGTGTTCGCAGTTCCAAGTGATTCAACCATTTTCAAGAACGGCAGAAAAATTTATTACTATGTTCATACAGACAGAATTCAGTTGATTGATGCCGACGGTAAGATCAGAAAGAATTATAAAGGAAGCACTATTAATGTAAACGAAATAGTTGCCGACATAAAAAGTTTACAATAA
- a CDS encoding HEAT repeat domain-containing protein, with protein sequence MACIFLLRLVSFLKTRRQKKFISKWQDHIFNYLYSTENPLNLISRIPKSKYKYLFSYLRTFLFNLKGDDLNRLKQLITETSLREYFFNKLDKLSTKDKVEASYFLRYINTEETINLLVKKLNSPNKLIFRTAVESLAYLNAYEKINLIIDIAKKRKNLTSDSILSIILRFDKSICPILTERLDTEKSTHILLVIITVLWHFKYAEALKKILNILFFSGDKYLIIESLRYLGEVENLDSVNALRFFLGHSKPEIRVAAIEAVGKIGDTSLEDYIMSKMLDPEIEVKIAAAKAMYKCSIKTEYKLLGYAKNPLNQIESIIARRIIMEKRILEND encoded by the coding sequence ATGGCATGTATTTTCTTGCTTAGGTTGGTAAGCTTTCTGAAAACCAGACGGCAGAAAAAATTCATCTCGAAATGGCAAGATCACATTTTTAACTATCTTTATTCAACCGAGAACCCGCTAAATCTTATATCCAGAATTCCAAAATCCAAATACAAATATTTATTTTCATATTTAAGAACATTTTTATTTAATCTAAAAGGAGATGATCTAAACCGACTTAAGCAATTAATTACCGAAACAAGTCTGCGGGAATATTTTTTCAACAAACTTGATAAACTAAGCACAAAGGATAAAGTTGAAGCAAGTTATTTTTTAAGGTATATTAATACCGAAGAGACCATTAATTTACTGGTAAAAAAATTAAACTCACCCAACAAGTTGATATTTAGAACAGCCGTAGAAAGTCTTGCCTATCTTAATGCATACGAAAAAATTAATCTCATCATAGATATTGCTAAAAAAAGAAAGAACTTAACCAGCGACAGTATTTTGTCAATAATTCTAAGGTTCGATAAATCAATATGCCCAATATTGACAGAAAGACTAGACACAGAAAAATCAACACACATTCTTCTTGTAATAATTACGGTTTTGTGGCACTTTAAATATGCCGAAGCCCTTAAGAAAATTTTAAACATTTTATTTTTCAGCGGCGATAAGTATTTGATCATTGAATCGTTAAGATATTTGGGAGAAGTTGAAAATTTAGATTCCGTTAACGCGCTTAGATTTTTCTTGGGACATTCCAAACCGGAGATACGGGTTGCGGCAATAGAAGCTGTGGGAAAAATTGGAGACACATCGCTTGAAGATTACATAATGAGTAAAATGTTAGATCCCGAGATTGAAGTTAAAATTGCTGCAGCGAAAGCAATGTATAAGTGTTCAATCAAAACTGAGTATAAACTTCTGGGATATGCCAAAAATCCGTTGAACCAGATAGAGTCAATCATTGCTCGAAGAATAATTATGGAGAAAAGAATTTTAGAAAATGACTAA
- the rlmD gene encoding 23S rRNA (uracil(1939)-C(5))-methyltransferase RlmD, producing the protein MKKGDLLELKITDYAFEGRGVAKIIKEVHSLDNEEQRKFVVFVDGSYPGDVVTAQITKIRKSYAEAKVKEFIKTSQLRIPAKCKYFGICGGCKVQNLNYVEQLKFKQEHVADLFTRIGGVKEFELLSIILSEKIFFYRNKMEYSFSDKRWLSEDEISSMQEIHDQSFALGLHIPGIYDKILDINECWLQSEISNSILNHVREFFKKHQTLPYSAQNHTGFLRNLVIKQSFLNNEIMINLVVSEENERLFILYKESLLLSFPQITTLVFNINKKLSQVAYGDYEIVSYGSGFIFDFIGKWKYRISANSFFQTNTAQAEKLFTIALEFAEFNGDEIVYDLYSGSGTIPIFISKCVKQVYGFENVESAIADAVVNVSLNNVLNFEPILTDLNKSFLPIIKERNLPKPNVIIADPPRSGMNPKTVKDILELMPKKIVYISCNPATQARDTKLLCDGGYKLIKLRPVDMFPHTYHIENVALLIK; encoded by the coding sequence ATGAAAAAAGGAGACCTTCTTGAGCTGAAAATTACCGATTATGCTTTTGAGGGAAGGGGCGTTGCAAAAATTATCAAAGAAGTTCACTCCTTAGATAATGAAGAGCAGAGAAAATTTGTTGTATTTGTTGATGGCTCATATCCCGGCGATGTTGTTACTGCACAAATAACAAAGATCAGAAAATCTTACGCTGAAGCAAAAGTAAAAGAGTTCATTAAAACTTCGCAACTAAGAATACCTGCAAAGTGTAAATACTTTGGAATATGTGGCGGATGTAAAGTACAAAATCTTAATTATGTTGAACAACTGAAATTTAAGCAAGAACACGTTGCGGATTTATTTACTCGAATCGGCGGAGTTAAAGAATTTGAACTTCTTTCTATTATTCTTTCTGAAAAAATCTTTTTTTACAGAAACAAAATGGAATATTCTTTTTCTGACAAGCGGTGGCTCAGTGAAGATGAGATCTCTTCAATGCAAGAAATACATGATCAGTCGTTCGCATTGGGATTACATATCCCGGGTATATACGATAAAATTTTGGATATTAATGAATGCTGGTTGCAGTCAGAGATTAGCAACAGCATACTAAATCATGTGAGGGAGTTTTTCAAAAAACACCAAACTTTACCCTATTCTGCTCAAAATCATACCGGTTTTTTAAGAAATTTGGTAATAAAGCAGTCGTTTTTAAATAATGAAATTATGATCAATCTTGTTGTTTCAGAAGAGAACGAACGACTGTTCATATTATACAAAGAATCTCTTCTCCTTTCGTTCCCTCAAATAACAACATTGGTTTTTAATATTAATAAAAAATTATCTCAAGTTGCTTACGGTGATTATGAAATTGTTTCCTATGGAAGCGGCTTTATTTTTGATTTCATCGGCAAATGGAAATATAGAATCAGCGCTAACTCTTTCTTTCAAACAAATACCGCTCAAGCGGAAAAACTTTTTACTATCGCATTAGAGTTTGCCGAGTTTAATGGGGACGAAATTGTTTACGATTTGTATTCTGGCTCCGGAACTATTCCAATTTTTATTTCGAAATGTGTAAAACAGGTTTACGGATTTGAAAATGTTGAGTCCGCTATTGCAGACGCTGTTGTAAATGTTTCGTTGAATAATGTTTTAAACTTTGAGCCGATATTAACGGACTTGAACAAATCATTTCTTCCAATAATAAAAGAAAGGAATCTACCAAAGCCCAATGTTATCATTGCCGATCCGCCGAGGAGCGGTATGAATCCAAAAACCGTTAAGGATATTTTAGAATTGATGCCTAAAAAAATAGTTTATATAAGCTGTAATCCCGCAACTCAAGCACGAGATACTAAATTACTTTGCGACGGTGGATATAAATTAATCAAGCTTAGACCAGTTGATATGTTCCCGCATACTTATCATATAGAAAATGTTGCATTGTTAATAAAATGA
- a CDS encoding glycosyltransferase — MTNVIRNIVQYFNYFILLYFLAIGSIYILLSFLSFYNLKRYLNNQAFKDLKDVFKLKKYKSISLIVPAYNEEAGIYTSLLALLQIEYPEYKIIVVNDGSKDQTLNILKEKFNAVKVPYLPFDNIPTEKVNAVYICKNYKNLVIVDKQNGGKADAINVGINISDSDLIIVVDADSIIERDSLLKMSYPFVENENVIAVGGTVRIANGCQINKGYVTSVNLPKSWLAKFQVVEYIRAFMFGRNGFQIMDGILIISGAFSCFKRNELMKVNGFLKDCIGEDMEIIVRMHRLLRKENPKALISFIPDPVCWTEAPENIKILGRQRKRWQKGTIVSLMLHKQLFFNPRYRLLGMIVFPYFVFFEMFGPIIETIGYIIFFISLIFGMVSLNFALVLFSAAILYGVVLSLLSVILEELTFRKYERVSQLIELFIIAVFENFGYRQLTLWYRFMGSLEYLLGDRKWGHMEKKGFSS, encoded by the coding sequence ATGACTAATGTCATCAGGAACATAGTGCAATATTTTAATTATTTTATTTTACTTTATTTTCTTGCGATAGGAAGTATTTATATTCTTCTAAGCTTTCTGTCGTTTTATAATTTAAAAAGATATTTGAACAACCAAGCGTTTAAAGATCTAAAAGATGTATTCAAATTAAAAAAATATAAATCGATTTCTTTGATCGTGCCCGCATACAACGAAGAAGCCGGAATATATACTTCACTACTTGCACTCTTACAGATTGAATACCCCGAATATAAAATTATTGTTGTTAATGATGGTTCGAAAGATCAAACACTAAATATTCTAAAAGAAAAATTTAATGCCGTTAAAGTTCCCTACCTTCCTTTTGATAATATTCCAACCGAAAAGGTTAACGCGGTTTACATTTGTAAGAACTACAAAAATTTGGTGATAGTTGACAAACAAAATGGCGGTAAAGCCGACGCTATTAATGTTGGAATAAATATCTCCGACAGCGATCTAATAATAGTAGTCGATGCAGATTCAATCATTGAAAGAGACAGTTTGCTGAAAATGAGCTATCCTTTCGTTGAAAACGAAAACGTAATTGCTGTTGGCGGAACTGTTCGGATAGCAAACGGTTGTCAGATTAATAAAGGATATGTAACCAGTGTAAATTTACCAAAATCCTGGCTTGCTAAATTTCAAGTGGTTGAATATATACGTGCGTTTATGTTTGGTCGGAATGGATTTCAAATAATGGACGGCATCTTAATTATCTCCGGCGCATTTAGTTGTTTTAAAAGAAATGAATTGATGAAAGTGAACGGATTTCTTAAAGACTGTATTGGCGAGGATATGGAAATAATAGTAAGAATGCACCGCTTATTACGAAAAGAAAATCCGAAAGCATTGATCTCTTTTATTCCAGATCCGGTTTGCTGGACCGAAGCACCAGAAAACATAAAAATTTTGGGACGACAAAGAAAACGCTGGCAGAAAGGTACTATTGTAAGTCTTATGCTTCATAAACAATTGTTTTTTAATCCTCGTTACAGATTATTAGGGATGATAGTGTTTCCATATTTTGTGTTTTTTGAAATGTTCGGACCCATCATTGAAACTATTGGTTATATTATTTTTTTTATTTCGTTAATCTTCGGAATGGTATCATTGAATTTTGCTCTTGTATTGTTTTCGGCAGCAATTCTTTACGGAGTTGTTCTTTCACTCCTTTCAGTAATTTTAGAAGAGCTAACATTTAGAAAGTACGAACGAGTTTCGCAGCTCATCGAATTATTTATCATTGCTGTATTCGAGAACTTTGGATATAGACAGCTTACTCTTTGGTACCGTTTTATGGGTTCGTTGGAATACCTTTTGGGAGATAGAAAATGGGGGCACATGGAAAAGAAAGGTTTTTCTTCTTAA
- a CDS encoding Arc family DNA-binding protein, which translates to MAEKKKFLLRIDENIYAALEKWAADELRSINGQIEYLLKDSLKNAGRLKSNTGESENNSDVGNSPG; encoded by the coding sequence ATGGCTGAAAAGAAAAAATTTTTATTAAGAATAGATGAGAACATCTATGCCGCACTTGAAAAATGGGCGGCAGATGAATTGCGCAGCATCAATGGACAGATTGAATATTTATTGAAAGACTCATTAAAAAATGCGGGAAGATTAAAAAGTAATACAGGTGAGAGTGAAAATAACAGCGATGTGGGTAATTCCCCCGGTTAA
- a CDS encoding copper chaperone PCu(A)C yields the protein MKIRSLAIVMLIFTLNMIIFAQQPKIQNSKLKIQNAWVRPAAKGANSALYFVLQNNSSKPDTLIGAESKLADIVEVHESYKRDNDRIGMRPAGKLAINPKSEFEFKPGGFHVMLLDLQKDLKLGDSFDAVLLLKYAGKIKVKAEVRDMPMTNKTQQ from the coding sequence ATGAAAATACGATCATTAGCAATAGTCATGTTAATATTCACCCTCAATATGATAATATTTGCACAGCAGCCTAAAATTCAAAATTCAAAACTCAAAATTCAAAACGCATGGGTACGACCGGCAGCAAAAGGTGCAAACTCGGCGCTTTATTTTGTACTTCAGAATAATAGCTCTAAACCCGATACACTGATCGGCGCAGAATCAAAACTAGCAGACATAGTTGAAGTGCACGAGTCATACAAAAGGGATAATGATAGAATTGGAATGCGCCCCGCCGGTAAATTGGCTATAAACCCGAAATCAGAATTTGAGTTTAAGCCGGGCGGATTTCATGTTATGCTTTTGGATTTACAAAAGGACCTTAAACTTGGCGATTCATTCGATGCCGTACTTCTATTAAAGTATGCTGGGAAAATTAAAGTTAAAGCCGAAGTACGCGATATGCCGATGACGAATAAGACTCAACAATAG
- a CDS encoding sulfatase-like hydrolase/transferase, with the protein MKNKLIDSLKYFTSSSLAILFVFFLIRLYEILFVWNNIIKHSIQFNLLFISFLSEINIFFEIAAIFGVVFIILYLVHQKTSKIVLNVSLTLVVIIYLLLDLYFTKTSIPLGSDLFGYSMFEINQTVTSSGGLNPIYFVLLILFIGIISGIIFLFHKIRFNFTVIKIYCILIVGSLIFGTELNPQPQNFSNTSEYFLAVNKLDFFTAKTYSYFFEKELELPVSNYYIDSGKGEEVFFKYTDSNYPFLHEENTKNVLSNFFNIGEKKPNFVFIITESLGRGYSGENAYMGSFTPFLDSLAKQSLYWENFLSTGGRTFAALSSIFGSLPFGKNGFLEMAENQPPHFSLIKYLKRYGYKVHFYYGGNSHFDLMDIFLKKQNVDLIVDENNFGSGYNKMPAKGNGFSWGYGDKDLFKRGFVGINSDKQENQLNIFLTLSMHDPFLVDDQDRYRKQFDEIYSNLHLEPDVMKSVKSYRDILSTVLYTDDAFRYFFNEYKNRDDFKNTIFIITGDHRMPEIPIATQIDRFHVPLIIYSPMLKRSAKFSSISSHFDISPTLLAFLADQYKTEKISHSTFIGSGLDTARQFRNIHRYPLMRNKNELIDYLYGEYFYSDKTLYKISKDLGIVPLDDKTMENKIENEFADYRRRNNYMLETKKLIPDSLLIKLN; encoded by the coding sequence ATGAAAAATAAATTGATAGACTCGCTCAAATATTTCACTTCCTCATCGCTGGCAATTCTGTTTGTTTTTTTTCTGATTCGATTATATGAAATTCTATTTGTCTGGAATAACATAATAAAGCACAGCATTCAGTTCAATCTTTTGTTTATATCATTCCTTTCGGAAATCAACATCTTTTTCGAAATAGCCGCGATATTCGGAGTTGTATTTATAATTCTATATTTAGTACATCAAAAAACATCAAAGATAGTTTTAAATGTTTCCCTTACATTAGTGGTAATCATATATCTACTGCTCGATTTATATTTTACAAAAACTTCAATTCCTCTCGGCTCTGATCTATTCGGTTATTCAATGTTCGAAATAAACCAAACTGTTACTTCCAGCGGCGGATTGAATCCCATCTATTTTGTTTTATTAATTTTATTTATCGGCATTATTTCGGGAATAATATTCTTATTTCATAAGATCCGATTCAATTTTACTGTAATAAAAATTTATTGCATTCTAATTGTCGGCTCATTGATTTTTGGAACTGAACTTAATCCCCAACCGCAAAATTTCTCAAACACATCAGAATATTTTTTAGCAGTAAATAAGCTGGATTTCTTTACAGCTAAAACATATTCGTATTTTTTTGAAAAGGAACTCGAGCTACCGGTTTCCAATTATTATATAGATTCGGGCAAAGGAGAAGAAGTTTTCTTTAAGTACACAGACAGTAATTACCCATTTCTTCATGAAGAAAACACAAAAAATGTATTATCCAATTTTTTTAATATTGGCGAGAAGAAACCGAATTTTGTTTTTATTATTACAGAAAGTTTGGGCAGGGGATATTCCGGCGAGAATGCTTATATGGGCAGTTTCACTCCGTTTTTAGATTCACTTGCAAAACAAAGTCTTTATTGGGAAAATTTTTTGAGCACTGGAGGCAGAACTTTTGCTGCACTTTCTTCCATATTTGGCTCTCTTCCATTTGGAAAAAATGGTTTTTTAGAGATGGCAGAAAACCAACCACCGCATTTTTCTTTGATAAAATATTTAAAGCGTTATGGATATAAAGTACATTTTTATTATGGCGGAAATTCACATTTCGATTTAATGGACATCTTTCTTAAAAAACAAAATGTTGATCTTATTGTTGACGAGAATAATTTTGGTAGCGGTTATAATAAGATGCCCGCTAAAGGAAACGGATTTTCATGGGGATACGGCGACAAAGATTTGTTTAAACGCGGGTTTGTAGGGATTAATTCTGATAAACAAGAAAATCAGCTCAACATTTTTCTTACATTATCTATGCACGATCCATTTTTAGTAGATGATCAAGACCGTTATCGAAAACAGTTTGATGAAATATACTCTAATCTTCATTTAGAGCCGGATGTTATGAAGAGCGTAAAAAGCTATAGAGATATACTTTCAACCGTGCTTTATACCGATGATGCATTCAGATATTTTTTTAATGAATACAAAAATAGAGATGATTTTAAGAACACAATTTTCATTATTACCGGCGACCATAGAATGCCCGAGATTCCGATTGCTACTCAAATCGATAGGTTTCATGTTCCGTTAATAATTTACTCCCCGATGCTAAAACGTTCAGCTAAATTTTCTTCAATCTCTTCGCATTTTGATATATCGCCCACACTTTTAGCATTTCTAGCGGATCAATACAAAACGGAAAAAATTTCTCATTCAACTTTTATCGGATCCGGTCTTGATACAGCAAGACAATTTAGAAATATTCATAGATACCCGTTGATGAGAAATAAAAATGAACTTATTGATTATCTGTACGGAGAATATTTTTATTCCGATAAAACACTATATAAAATATCGAAGGATTTAGGCATTGTTCCTTTAGATGATAAAACAATGGAAAACAAAATTGAAAATGAATTTGCGGATTATAGAAGGCGCAATAATTACATGTTGGAAACAAAAAAATTAATCCCGGATTCGCTGCTAATAAAATTAAACTAA